The Mycolicibacterium hassiacum DSM 44199 genome includes a window with the following:
- a CDS encoding SRPBCC family protein, with amino-acid sequence MATRDSREVVIEASPEEILDVIADVESAPEWSSQHQGAEVLDRDANGRPGKVRLKLKTMGISDEQVVQYSWTDTGASWTLLESSQLKTQSATYTLTPEGDTTRVRFEITVDPAVPIPGFVLKRAMKGGLEAATDGLRKQVLKREKG; translated from the coding sequence ATGGCTACCAGAGATTCCCGTGAGGTCGTAATCGAGGCGAGCCCGGAGGAGATCCTCGACGTCATCGCCGACGTCGAATCCGCCCCGGAGTGGTCGTCGCAGCACCAGGGCGCCGAGGTGCTCGACCGCGACGCCAACGGCCGGCCGGGCAAGGTGCGGCTGAAGCTCAAGACCATGGGCATCTCCGACGAGCAGGTCGTCCAGTACTCCTGGACCGACACCGGCGCGAGCTGGACGCTGCTGGAATCGAGCCAGCTCAAGACCCAGAGCGCCACCTACACCCTGACCCCCGAAGGGGACACGACGCGGGTGCGTTTCGAGATCACCGTCGACCCGGCGGTGCCGATCCCCGGCTTCGTGCTCAAGCGTGCGATGAAGGGCGGTCTCGAGGCGGCCACCGACGGCCTGCGCAAGCAGGTGCTCAAACGCGAGAAGGGGTGA
- a CDS encoding nuclear transport factor 2 family protein — translation MELWELCARERIRDTLAQYNWSGDAGRLSELAATFCADGELEVRGSAPVRGRDGIVAFLGGAVTRFDAAATAAEPGVKRIVRHNVANIRFLEITPEQARVACYFTVYTEIGLDHYGRYRDVLVPVGDDWLIKHRFVSTDWAAPNSTMVR, via the coding sequence ATGGAGCTTTGGGAGCTTTGCGCCCGCGAACGCATCAGAGACACCCTCGCGCAGTACAACTGGTCCGGCGACGCGGGGCGCCTGTCCGAGTTGGCGGCCACGTTCTGCGCGGACGGTGAGCTCGAGGTGCGTGGCAGTGCGCCGGTCCGCGGCCGGGACGGGATCGTCGCGTTCCTCGGCGGTGCGGTCACCCGGTTCGACGCCGCGGCGACGGCCGCCGAACCCGGGGTCAAGCGGATCGTGCGGCACAACGTCGCCAACATCCGATTCCTCGAGATCACCCCCGAACAGGCCCGTGTCGCCTGCTATTTCACCGTCTACACCGAGATCGGGCTGGACCACTACGGTCGCTACCGCGACGTGTTGGTGCCCGTCGGCGACGACTGGTTGATCAAACACCGGTTCGTGTCGACCGACTGGGCCGCACCGAATTCGACGATGGTCCGCTAG
- a CDS encoding phytoene desaturase family protein, which produces MAHYDAVVIGAGHNGLTAAALLQRAGLRTLCVDAQRYAGGMASTVELFDGFRFEIAGSVQIPTSATVSRDLGLDQLPTVELDVMSVSLRGVGDPPLIYYTDPVRLMDHLNEVHGADTVAGMAGLLAWSQAPTRALGRFDAGRPPRTLDEMYACATNELERSAITDLLFGSVTDVLDRYLPDKDKHGALRGMLSLLAVNTTYRGPATPGTAAALAYGFAVPDEHTLLVKKLRGGIGALTNHLRERFETDGGELRLRTKVVEVCTADGKVTGVRFADGTSVATPVVVSAIAPDLTVNELLAPEAVPADIRARYARIDHRGSYLQMHFALDGMPRFDAPYELLNDPAMQSNIGIFATPEELQQQWEDCRRGIVPADPTIALQIPSANDPDLAPPGKHAASAFALWFPIEHADTRYGQLKTEMGRRVIEKISRIAPDFPQRIIRHTTFTPRHMATMFGAPSGDYCHGLIHPEQIGINRPGPKGYVDQPIPVDGLYLGSAGCHGGPGITFIPGYNAANAVLADIA; this is translated from the coding sequence ATGGCGCACTATGACGCGGTGGTCATCGGGGCGGGCCACAACGGGCTGACCGCGGCGGCGCTGCTGCAGCGCGCCGGGCTGCGCACCCTGTGCGTGGACGCCCAGCGTTACGCCGGGGGTATGGCGTCCACCGTCGAGCTGTTCGACGGGTTCAGGTTCGAGATCGCCGGCTCGGTGCAGATCCCGACCTCGGCCACCGTCAGCCGCGACCTCGGCCTGGACCAGTTGCCCACCGTCGAGCTCGACGTGATGTCGGTGTCGTTGCGTGGCGTCGGCGACCCGCCGCTGATCTACTACACCGACCCGGTCCGGCTGATGGACCACCTCAACGAGGTGCACGGCGCCGACACCGTCGCCGGCATGGCCGGGCTGCTGGCCTGGAGTCAGGCCCCGACCCGGGCGCTGGGCCGCTTCGACGCCGGCCGGCCGCCCAGGACGCTCGACGAGATGTACGCCTGCGCCACCAACGAACTCGAGCGATCGGCGATCACCGACCTGCTGTTCGGCTCGGTGACCGACGTGCTCGATCGTTACCTGCCGGACAAGGACAAACACGGCGCGCTGCGCGGCATGCTGTCGCTGCTGGCGGTCAACACCACCTACCGCGGCCCGGCCACCCCGGGCACCGCGGCGGCGCTGGCCTACGGGTTCGCCGTCCCCGACGAGCACACCCTGCTGGTCAAGAAGCTGCGCGGCGGCATCGGCGCGCTGACCAACCACCTGCGCGAGAGGTTCGAAACCGACGGCGGCGAACTACGTTTGCGCACCAAGGTTGTCGAGGTCTGTACCGCCGACGGCAAGGTCACCGGGGTGCGGTTCGCCGACGGGACGAGCGTCGCCACCCCGGTGGTGGTGTCGGCGATCGCGCCCGACCTGACCGTCAACGAACTGCTGGCCCCCGAGGCCGTACCGGCCGACATACGCGCCCGTTACGCCCGCATCGACCACCGCGGCAGCTATCTGCAGATGCATTTCGCGCTCGACGGCATGCCGCGGTTCGACGCCCCGTACGAGCTGCTCAACGACCCGGCGATGCAGTCCAACATCGGGATCTTCGCCACCCCCGAGGAACTGCAGCAGCAGTGGGAGGACTGTCGGCGCGGCATCGTGCCCGCCGACCCCACCATCGCGCTGCAGATCCCGTCGGCGAACGACCCCGACCTGGCCCCACCCGGCAAGCACGCGGCATCGGCGTTCGCGCTGTGGTTCCCGATCGAACACGCCGACACCCGCTACGGGCAACTCAAGACCGAGATGGGGCGACGGGTCATCGAGAAGATCAGCCGCATCGCTCCCGACTTCCCGCAGCGCATCATCCGCCACACCACCTTCACCCCGCGGCACATGGCGACGATGTTCGGCGCGCCCAGCGGCGACTACTGCCACGGCCTGATCCACCCGGAACAAATCGGCATCAACCGGCCGGGTCCGAAAGGCTATGTCGACCAACCGATTCCGGTGGACGGGCTGTATCTGGGCAGCGCGGGCTGCCACGGCGGTCCGGGCATCACGTTCATTCCCGGATACAACGCCGCCAACGCCGTACTCGCCGATATCGCCTGA
- a CDS encoding TetR/AcrR family transcriptional regulator: MVRPAHTARSERTREALRRAAAVRFLAQGVEATTAEQIAADAGVSLRTFYRHFSSKHDLLFADYAGLEWFRTALARRDRGEPIVEAVYQAIMARPYDDWAVAQTAALRAKELEPGRVARHMRQVEADFADAIAAHLREQHPPEPDTDDEMLIMVTARCIAAAVFGAMEAWMLGRERSLPELRRLTRAALDLISDGLPAKFRQY, translated from the coding sequence ATGGTCCGGCCCGCCCACACCGCACGCAGCGAGCGCACCCGAGAGGCGCTGCGCCGGGCGGCGGCGGTGCGGTTCCTCGCCCAAGGGGTGGAGGCCACCACCGCCGAACAGATCGCCGCCGACGCCGGGGTGTCGCTGCGCACCTTCTACCGACATTTCTCGTCCAAACACGACCTGTTGTTCGCCGATTACGCGGGCCTCGAGTGGTTCCGCACCGCGCTGGCCCGGCGCGACCGCGGCGAACCGATCGTCGAAGCCGTATACCAGGCGATCATGGCTCGCCCGTACGACGATTGGGCCGTCGCCCAGACCGCGGCACTGCGGGCGAAGGAACTCGAACCGGGCCGGGTGGCCCGCCACATGCGCCAGGTCGAGGCCGACTTCGCCGACGCGATCGCCGCGCATCTGCGCGAACAGCACCCGCCCGAACCCGACACCGACGACGAGATGCTCATCATGGTCACCGCCCGCTGCATCGCGGCCGCGGTGTTCGGTGCGATGGAGGCCTGGATGCTCGGCCGGGAACGCTCGCTGCCGGAGCTGCGCCGGCTCACCCGGGCCGCGTTGGACCTGATCTCCGACGGGCTGCCCGCCAAGTTTCGTCAATATTGA
- a CDS encoding DUF2834 domain-containing protein, whose translation MVSLVIHLVLGAVTLALIVRSNPEIFRRYPTWAPVTGLEAFYLVAGVASVVLGYWFNNQFVAEYAPPGGLHNFIWGPGSWAEFIALGYDNPAAGSASQDYTIMSLLLFPAWLLVDGSRRGIRHAWLYLGFILFASSAFAWAFYLATIERHHRHRQLASTAQSAA comes from the coding sequence ATGGTGTCCCTGGTGATCCATCTGGTCCTCGGCGCCGTCACGCTGGCGCTGATCGTGCGGTCCAACCCGGAGATCTTCCGCCGCTACCCGACCTGGGCGCCGGTCACCGGACTCGAGGCGTTCTACCTGGTTGCCGGAGTCGCGTCGGTGGTGCTCGGGTACTGGTTCAACAACCAGTTCGTCGCCGAGTACGCCCCGCCGGGCGGGTTGCACAACTTCATCTGGGGTCCGGGCAGCTGGGCGGAGTTCATCGCGCTGGGCTACGACAACCCGGCGGCCGGCTCGGCCAGTCAGGACTACACGATCATGAGCCTGCTGCTGTTCCCGGCGTGGCTGCTGGTCGACGGGTCCCGGCGCGGCATCCGGCACGCCTGGCTGTATCTGGGGTTCATCCTGTTCGCCAGCTCGGCGTTCGCCTGGGCGTTCTACCTCGCCACCATCGAGCGTCATCATCGGCATCGGCAACTCGCCTCGACGGCACAATCCGCGGCCTGA
- a CDS encoding ester cyclase — protein MGPADPRDELNRRRLAVVREHMDTEVRHEFDRTLATFKPGRSRYEIMATGQVFDGDDEVMGYYRTTRTAFPDQRHDNAHFHVAEDTVIVEFDLLGTNLGEFYGLPPTGRSFRVPVIAVFFFEGDRIVNERIYFDAASLVVQIGRGELLSLIGTGEL, from the coding sequence ATGGGCCCGGCTGACCCGCGTGACGAGCTGAATCGGCGCCGCCTGGCGGTGGTGCGCGAACACATGGACACTGAGGTCCGCCACGAGTTCGACCGCACGCTGGCCACGTTCAAGCCCGGCCGCTCGCGCTACGAGATCATGGCCACCGGCCAGGTGTTCGACGGCGACGACGAGGTGATGGGCTATTACCGCACCACCCGCACCGCGTTTCCCGACCAGCGGCACGACAACGCCCACTTCCACGTCGCCGAGGACACGGTGATCGTCGAATTCGACCTGCTGGGAACGAATCTCGGCGAGTTCTACGGTCTGCCGCCGACCGGCAGATCGTTTCGGGTGCCGGTCATCGCGGTGTTCTTCTTCGAGGGCGATCGCATCGTCAACGAGCGCATCTACTTCGACGCGGCCAGCCTGGTGGTCCAGATCGGGCGCGGCGAACTGCTGAGCCTGATCGGAACAGGAGAGTTGTGA
- a CDS encoding MBL fold metallo-hydrolase, which produces MKVHHLNCGTMNPVGAQPVVCHVLLVETDNGLVLVDTGHGLLDCADPRRVGPARVLFRPVLDPEETAARQVERLGFRRDDVRHIVLTHFDMDHIGGLADFPDAAVHVTAAEVDGAVRHPSWRERIRYRPAQWAHGPKLVEHAPDGERWRGFAAARELTEIADGVVLISLPGHTRGHACIAVDAGHRWVLHCGDAFYHHGTLDGAPVPRPVRMIEPLLAYDRSRLATNHARLIELYQRGEPDLLIVCAHDPTLLDRARKTA; this is translated from the coding sequence GTGAAGGTTCATCACCTCAACTGCGGCACCATGAACCCGGTCGGCGCACAGCCGGTGGTGTGTCACGTGCTGCTGGTCGAAACCGACAACGGGCTGGTGCTGGTCGACACCGGCCACGGTCTGCTCGACTGCGCGGACCCGCGCCGCGTCGGCCCGGCCCGCGTGCTGTTCCGGCCGGTGCTCGATCCCGAGGAGACCGCCGCACGCCAGGTGGAACGGCTGGGTTTCCGCCGCGACGACGTCCGCCACATCGTGCTCACCCATTTCGACATGGACCACATCGGCGGGCTGGCCGACTTCCCCGACGCGGCCGTGCACGTCACCGCCGCCGAGGTGGACGGGGCGGTGCGCCACCCGTCGTGGCGGGAGCGCATCCGCTACCGGCCCGCGCAGTGGGCGCACGGGCCCAAACTCGTCGAGCACGCCCCCGACGGCGAGAGGTGGCGCGGGTTCGCCGCCGCCAGGGAACTCACCGAGATCGCCGACGGGGTCGTGCTGATCTCCCTGCCCGGGCACACCCGAGGGCACGCCTGCATCGCCGTCGACGCCGGCCACCGCTGGGTTCTGCACTGCGGCGACGCGTTCTACCACCACGGCACCCTCGACGGCGCGCCGGTGCCCCGCCCGGTGCGGATGATCGAACCACTGCTGGCCTACGACCGCAGCCGGCTGGCCACCAACCACGCCCGGCTCATCGAGCTCTACCAGCGCGGCGAACCCGACCTGCTCATCGTCTGCGCCCACGACCCGACACTGCTCGACCGCGCCCGCAAGACCGCTTAG
- a CDS encoding SDR family NAD(P)-dependent oxidoreductase, whose protein sequence is MSKQRRTISGRTAVITGAASGIGRALAQRLSSYSCPVAIADVDEQGLKDTEASLRGPALRKVLDVSDAAAVHEFAAEVREWAPQPIGAVFNNAGVAVGSTVLDANPDDDNWLWNINFHGVVNGTRAFLPILVEQDEGVIVNTSSVFGLVGMPGQSAYCSAKFAVRGFTDSLRQELRGTGVSAVTVHPGGVNTNIVRNGRFREEPGGPSKEQVVKEFAAMAMTQPDKAAAIIHRGVEAGKSRILVGPDAYLFDALARLAPTRYFDVLEWAQTRLRKRAAS, encoded by the coding sequence ATGAGCAAGCAGCGCAGAACGATCAGCGGGCGCACCGCCGTCATCACCGGTGCCGCCTCGGGCATCGGCCGGGCACTGGCCCAGCGGCTCTCGTCGTACAGCTGCCCGGTGGCGATCGCCGACGTCGACGAACAGGGTCTCAAGGACACCGAGGCCTCGCTGCGCGGACCCGCTCTGCGCAAGGTGCTCGACGTCAGTGACGCGGCCGCCGTCCACGAGTTCGCCGCCGAGGTGCGCGAATGGGCACCGCAGCCGATCGGTGCGGTGTTCAACAACGCCGGCGTCGCCGTGGGGTCCACAGTGCTCGACGCCAACCCCGACGACGACAACTGGCTGTGGAACATCAACTTCCACGGTGTGGTCAACGGCACCCGGGCGTTCCTGCCGATCCTCGTCGAGCAGGACGAGGGCGTCATCGTCAACACGTCCAGCGTCTTCGGCCTGGTCGGCATGCCCGGTCAGAGTGCGTATTGCTCGGCCAAGTTCGCGGTGCGCGGCTTCACCGACTCGCTGCGCCAGGAGTTGCGCGGCACCGGCGTCTCGGCCGTCACAGTGCACCCGGGCGGGGTCAACACCAACATCGTGCGCAACGGCCGCTTCCGCGAGGAGCCGGGTGGGCCGAGCAAGGAGCAGGTCGTCAAGGAGTTCGCGGCGATGGCCATGACCCAGCCCGACAAGGCCGCGGCGATCATCCACCGCGGGGTGGAGGCCGGCAAGTCGCGAATCCTCGTCGGCCCCGATGCCTACCTGTTCGATGCGCTGGCCCGCCTCGCGCCGACCCGCTACTTCGATGTCCTCGAGTGGGCGCAGACCAGATTGCGCAAGCGGGCGGCCTCCTAA
- a CDS encoding oxygenase MpaB family protein, protein MTQDTTRSCPGTSNGGAVAAGCPVSAGGYTDLPEPLGPDSLTWKYFGLWTGLLHGPWAGSMQNMHPQLGAAVKDHSIFFTERIPRLLRSIYPIGGVVFDGDRAPQTAAEVRDYHIGIKGVDEKGRRYSALNPDVFYWAHATFFKSVLLAAEHFSGGLTDEQRRRLFDEHVQWYRLYGLSMRPVPKSWEDFEEYWDHMCRNVLENNWAAREVLNLSTMPKHPSLEWVPDWLWRLNLKVMQRFLTFVTVGFYDPPIRELMGYSWSRRQAWLHRRFCNLVELAGRVVPERWLMHPRKRSAVDRATGRLPADAPLVHTPARNLPPVEHRGDGRHYCPAV, encoded by the coding sequence GTGACTCAAGATACGACCCGGTCATGCCCGGGGACCAGCAACGGTGGCGCGGTCGCCGCCGGATGTCCGGTTTCGGCGGGCGGGTACACCGACCTGCCGGAACCCCTCGGACCGGACTCGCTGACCTGGAAGTACTTCGGTCTGTGGACCGGCCTGCTGCACGGTCCGTGGGCCGGTTCGATGCAGAACATGCATCCGCAGCTCGGCGCGGCGGTCAAGGACCACTCGATCTTCTTCACCGAGCGTATCCCGCGGTTACTGCGCTCGATCTACCCGATCGGCGGTGTGGTGTTCGACGGGGATCGGGCGCCGCAGACCGCCGCCGAGGTGCGCGACTACCACATCGGCATCAAGGGCGTCGACGAGAAGGGGCGGCGCTACAGCGCGCTCAATCCCGACGTCTTCTATTGGGCGCACGCCACGTTCTTCAAGTCCGTGTTGTTGGCCGCCGAACATTTCAGCGGCGGCCTGACCGACGAGCAACGCCGGCGGCTGTTCGACGAGCACGTGCAGTGGTACCGGTTGTACGGGCTGAGCATGCGCCCGGTGCCCAAGTCCTGGGAGGACTTCGAGGAGTACTGGGACCACATGTGCCGCAACGTGCTGGAGAACAACTGGGCGGCCCGGGAGGTCCTCAATCTGTCCACGATGCCCAAACACCCGTCGCTGGAATGGGTGCCGGACTGGCTGTGGCGACTGAATCTCAAAGTGATGCAACGATTTCTGACGTTCGTCACCGTGGGCTTCTACGACCCGCCGATACGCGAGCTGATGGGCTACAGCTGGTCGCGGCGCCAGGCGTGGCTGCACCGGCGGTTCTGCAACCTAGTCGAACTGGCCGGCCGGGTGGTGCCGGAACGGTGGCTGATGCACCCGCGCAAGCGCTCGGCGGTGGACCGGGCCACCGGGCGGCTGCCCGCGGACGCCCCGCTGGTGCACACGCCGGCGCGCAACCTGCCGCCGGTCGAACATCGCGGTGACGGACGTCACTACTGCCCGGCCGTCTGA
- a CDS encoding TetR/AcrR family transcriptional regulator, giving the protein MTLGQRRGRWSGVPLQDRQALRRSELIAAGAALLGGPDGPALTVRAVCKAAGLTERYFYESFADRDEFVRAVYDDVCARAMATLSSATTARDAVERFVKLMVDDPTLGRVLLLAPAVEPVLTRSGADWMPSFIELLQRKLTRITEPAMQAMVATGLIGALTALFTAYLDGRLNVGREQFIDYCVDLLLNRVSSY; this is encoded by the coding sequence GTGACTCTCGGTCAAAGACGGGGCCGCTGGTCCGGTGTTCCACTGCAGGATCGGCAGGCGTTGCGCCGCAGCGAGCTCATCGCAGCGGGCGCCGCCCTGCTGGGCGGCCCGGACGGGCCCGCGCTCACCGTGCGCGCGGTGTGCAAGGCGGCGGGGCTGACCGAACGCTACTTCTACGAAAGCTTCGCCGACCGCGACGAATTCGTGCGCGCGGTCTACGACGATGTGTGCGCTCGGGCGATGGCCACGCTGTCGTCGGCCACCACCGCGCGCGACGCCGTCGAGCGGTTCGTCAAGTTGATGGTCGACGATCCGACGCTGGGCCGGGTCTTGTTGCTCGCACCCGCGGTGGAACCGGTGCTCACCCGGTCCGGAGCGGACTGGATGCCCAGCTTCATCGAGCTGCTGCAGCGCAAGCTGACGCGCATCACCGAACCCGCCATGCAGGCGATGGTGGCCACCGGTCTGATCGGTGCGCTGACCGCGTTGTTCACCGCCTACCTCGACGGGCGCCTCAACGTCGGGCGCGAACAGTTCATCGACTACTGCGTCGACCTACTGCTCAACCGAGTGTCGAGCTACTAG